CATTGATGACACGAAAAGAACTTCAATCTATGTTTTCATGATGAGTGAAGTTGTTATCTCATGGAGTTCAAAGAAGCAATCACTTGTAAGTCTATCAACAACTGAAGCAAAATTTATAGTAACTGCTATAAGTTTCTGTCAAGTTGTATGACTTAGAAAAATACTCGAGTCAATGAGAAGAAATCAAACAATACCTACAATTAtctattttgacaatatttctATCATTTAAGTTATTAGAAAACTCATTATGTATGGAAGgaataaacatattaatatatactttccctctctaaaataatttagaagaaatgaaattgttaaacTGCATCATTGTAACTCACAAAAACAATGACAAAGCGACTTAAATTGGAAAAGTTTTGTTAGAGGTATTAGTTTTGAATATTTCTATTAATTGGTAGAATTTGGTTTCGGTTTCTATATATAGCAGTTCTTTTTCaagtaaaatatatgtattttgtaTAACACATAAATAAACGTACATCTTTCTTCTATCACATACTCTGCAATTTCTTTATAACACTTGTTTGGCTTGAATCAACTCCCTTTAAGTCAGTTCTGTCACGTGTGTTTGATGCAACTCACTTTTATGAAGTTTCGGGTAGAATTCATGAATATTTTGGTCTACAAACCAAATCTTGTGCATGCCAATTGCACATTGTGCGTGCTGTAAATTAACTGTTTTGTGCAATTTCTggcaatatataatataactaccttttaaaaaaaaaaaaaacactttgtaCAATTGCAACTAAAGATCtatttctttcatattaaaaatagaaacgtATTGccttaactattttttataaacaaaaaattactaatattgggaaaatcatttttgaaaaatacattGTCTATAAACTTTTTAgagaataaataagaatatgaataaatgactattttaaaaaactaattagagattttattaaaaaatatattttaaatatcttctAAAATGGAAGCACTgttttacaattataataacaaacaaaatacaaatgTCTGTTTTGAAACCTTAAATACAAATCACttgcttttaaaagtttaagacCCTTTTTTTTGTCCTTGAATAAAACGATTTCAAAAGCACTAAAAGTTTAAGACCCTTTTTAATACCGTttttgtccctagtttgggaggttttgttcaatatggtcttatctttttttagtaacaattgatcctactttttgaaaaaactgatCAATTGActtctttttgttcatagtggtctcatattcaagtttaaattgtttattatagtccttattgtatacgatgatgacatgatttNNNNNNNNNNNNNNNNNNNNNNNNNNNNNNNNNNNNNNNNNNNNNNNNNNNNNNNNNNNNNNNNNNNNNNNNNNNNNNNNNNNNNNNNNNNNNNNNNNNNtataataaacaatttaaacttgaatatgggaccactatgaacaaaaaggactcaattgaacaattttttcaaaaggtgagatcaattgttataaaaaaaaaaaaaggtatgaccatattgaacaaaccctccgaAACTAGGAATCAAAAGCGATATTAAGCCTAGATTTTATAACACCCAAAGCTATTTTTCGTTTAATTACGATAGGAATTACACTTTCACTTCTGCCTcgtaaaaaaacatatatgctTTTcagaaaactaatttttttcttaacttcaaCAAGCATAACACTTGAAAATTcgttattttcaaaacatgattgatttttcataaatagaaaatagaaaagaaaaggccAAGTCTAAAAATTAAACCACTTTATAAAgtagaattcaatttttaaaagtttgaacCAACAAAATCCTATCTTACTACCACGTTCGcgttgaataatatatatatatatatatatatatatatatatatatatatatatatatatatattattcaatttaattctaatattttttttcttaaaatgaaagtcattctccaaaataaaacaagatttctattttttatactaacatttttattaaaaatatattttaacattacataatattaatccatattttgttaataataactttaactactagatttcaatataaataatataaatattagcaaaaataataaatttgatctccattaaaaaaaatcaaatttaccatttatataaaaattattaaataatttatgtttataaaaaaacatcaattaataatatatttttttaagattttatacttaattagttttaatattataaaaaaataattaacaaaacataaattaataatatataataatataatatattaaaaaatcacttttaataaaatatcaatgtaacatttatataaataataaatgttgtcttaatttggaaaaaaatatattttattttgaaaactttgaaactaaattaaataaaaaaaaaaacatataaagattaaattgaaaaacaatgatACTTGTCACGTAACAATATTCTACCACATGACATTAATGACATTAGCCGTATCACATATCATACTGAGAGAACTTCACCTTTGGCAAgtatttttacataaaagaaaataaaaaaacttaaaaaggttaaaaattttaaaaaaaaatttaaaaatcatattgacATTTGACAAGTCATTAACACcgtcaataatttattttcaatcgTTACCTAGTTGAAACCCTTTAAGAAATATAtgcaaattgaaattttttaaaaaaatgaaaatcaactCAACATAGACACCATTCGAATAATTAAACCAATCTTGTCACATTAAATTTGaacaagaagataaaataatatttcaattcgACATGGATTAGAAGGCATTAATTTAAAATCCACATCATCAGAAAAACTAAACATTAGTGCATTTTTCAGTAATCTCCGTTACTCATCCTTCCACGGCCTCGTCCACCTCAAAAACCTTCCTCAGTTTCTCTTCATCTGACTCAAAAACCTTTCTTGCTTGTTTCAGTTCTTCATTCATAGACAGTAGTTCCGTACAGCGGTTAAGTTTCGGCAAATCCTGCAGTATACAGTTATGGATATTAgacaaacaataaatatgatAGTAGTGTTATCTCTGGTGTTTATAATGTAGATCATATTAACTTATGACAGCCTaaacttttagggttttctttgtTTGAACTGCGTTCTTGGCCGTATaagacaatttcaaatttcttgcCTACTATCTACGGAATGAGGTCATCCAGAAGGTTGCTGGGTAATGAGTAGTCAATACCAACCACCCAAGGATTGAGGTCATTTTTTACCTTCACTTGTTACCAAATGATTAAGAGGTAGGTAGTCTTCACCAGTTTTTTATAATATCGCGCTGCTTTTGCTCAACTTAATGAAAAGTGAGGTAACGTTCATGCAGGAAGCGTTTCTGCCAGTGCATGTTCTACGGTACTAACTGACATTTAGATTTGTTGGTAATACTTAATGATCCTTCAGACGCTGTTAACTAAGCTTAAAATGACACATGTAGGTCTAATGCCAATTATTAATTGGTCCCATCGCCACAAAACCAAGTCTATAATTACATTCATCAGTGGCTCTCTGCAAACTCGTATTTATAAGTTGATCACTAGTCTAAAAATGTTGGCAGTTGGTTGTATATAGACACGAAAATGTCAGACTCCTTAGCTCTACAGGTTAATAAAATGCTAATAGTGGTAATGTTAATTGTTCACATGCTGATAAAGGTAGATTGGAAAGAGCAATTTCTGGCTAGTATGATTGCTAGATAGCTATTGTATTGTGAAATTCTGATTCtcaataaattaagaaataaacacTTATAAAAAGACGGATCAATTACGTAGGTTATTCTAATACATTCAAGTGTTATAGAGAAATTTTCCGTTAGTTTGAGCAGGATTCCTGTTTAATTCATTTGTTGAGTTTTGTGTTTCTCTTTGAATACATAAGATTTTAACAACTAATAAAAGGATGTACAGAGACCAACATAAATATATGCCTCTAGAATTCAAGGTTCCCAGTAATTTTAAAtcttcataataattttttgccATATTTTAACAAAGTACCTTGCGAATCAAATAGAGAAAATCCTCAACTGATAGCTTCCCTCTTTGAGATCCGATATCTTGGGCTTTATGAACCTTGGCAGACAAATTAAGCATAAGGAAAACCATGCTTACTAGCTCACTCAGACGGAATTGAACAATTTAAAAGTTATGAGTATTACCAGTTCTGTGACATATTCCACAACAATGTCCTCCATAAGAGCCACACTTTCAGGAAGCGGCTAATTgaaacagcaaaaaaaattataggcataattctttaaattacaagaaaaaaaatatagttaacgTTACATAACAAAGACAATGCAATGCAAATTATGTGTAGATAGGCACATGAGCCGAAGGGTAAGGGTTAATGCTTAACACTCACATTAGGATCATCTCCAAAGCCATACATCATGTGCTGCACTAATGTAtccaaaaaaaagaatattattacGAATGAGAGGAAACTGGACTAAAATGTAAAACTTAGATCAAAATTCTCACATTCTTTTTGGAAAACTCCTCTTTTGCGCTTGGATGAAGTTTCTGATGGTTGTGAGGAAGCTGCTCTTGGTTTTGATGAGGTTCCAGCAGCAGAGCTGCTCATTGCTATAGGTCAAAGCTTATACTGTTACCTTCAGGTGGTATCTGGAGTTAATGAATAGGAGAGACTGAAGATACTTTTGGATCTTTCAATGCAGTTTGTAGGTTCTGTCCTGCAAACAGAATACCAGAGAATAAAAAACACGAATAATGACAGGAAtcaaattaaggaaaaaatgAGAGACATTGGTCTTAGCAACTGCACGCCCCTCAAATGGACTTCCAACTTGTCCCGGGCTAACCCACCCAACCTACCCCACCGTGTAACATCCTAATCTTCTGGGTGTCACTAAACCGtgccaaaaattaaaattttcgcAATCAAGAGTAATTTCTcaaataaattgaatacaattaatatttacaaTCCAAATATTCAAGTTCAATTGTTTGCAAATACATAAATATGTTTTACAGAATAAAATACAACTCTTACAAAAGCCAAACATTAGTTTTCCCCATCTCTCAATGTCTACACGGCTCCTGAAATATCTGCATTTGTTCCCGTATAACACAAACACTATACAATCATTGTCACACATAAACAAATATGGATGAGctaacaggaaaaaaaaaaacatcaaagcATCAATATAacatattgatcaaacagtaaccACCAGCCTTAATAACAACCATACCAAGACAATTATTGGTCTCAACGATACCATAAGCAGTTCAAACACACCTAATCCAATCTTTGACATGTCACAACATAACTTCACAACAAAACATGATCAAACAGCAATTCACAGATGATTTTCACGCCCAAACAAAATTACACTTTACCCATTCAACTAGGTTCTACAAACAGCCAACAAACTACCATTTCGTATAGTTTGCTTTACATGCCTTCTCTTACCATATCAATCAGCCAACAACCGTGAATTGCAGTGTTAAATAGAAGTTATCATTCTTTCATTCATACAAGAAGCAGCATCAGTTAATCAGACCAGTGACTTACAACAATGCAGCAAATTCAGCAGGAATTAGTTTAAAGTATGGCATTACAACCTGATGCAGTAAGGAGCCATATCAATGTAGGTTTAACCTCCCAAAACAGTGTAAAACATTAAAGGTTTGATGCAGAATTTACAACTATAACAGCAAGAATTTAGTTGAGGACTTTCAACCATTCAGCAAGcttaaaacacacaaaaaacagCTTAAAACAGTTCTAAAAAGCTCGCTAGCCAGCCCATGCTGTGCAGGAAATCCTAAGCCACTGCCATGCACAAAACCCCTCCCTTGAACCATGCGTTTCAGCAAGCCCTCCGATTTTTATCAATGTCATTCCCAAATAGCACTGCATGGCCATCACAGACACCATTTGTTGAAAGCATTTtttttgtcgcctaaaatctcaacaaaccttaaatttccccactaatgtaatataggagtcaaccaaggatcaatccGTGGACTTGATACTTATCAAGTTTAGAAATTGTAGAATTAAACCTAATTAgttatttactaaaaactagGTGGAgagaaaaattgtaaaactgaaatctaaaaaaatgaaactaaaagaaTTAATAACTAAGTAACACTAATAGAAAAAGATGAAGCAAACAATGCATGATATGTGTCGTATATTACTGTAactaatgtaatttatattaacaaGACCTAACTAAACGCAATAACTGTAACTTGACAATGTAATCAAACTAAAATGCAGAATTAACAGAGTAAAGGTACTGGGAAATTGCAATggcagagaaaaaaattgaaatacgAACAAAACGGTAATATACATTCAATGTTCATATCATAAcaaaaaaacagaattaaacCAATCAACTATTGCTAATCTACAGTAAAGGAAACCAacacaattcaaaatacaaGAACAGAAATGAATTTAATCAAAGTAATCTAAATGGATAAAAGAATGAACCAGCAGGACTTAATATCGGAATGTAAATGGCAACAAGATAAACGCTAAAATCATAACAGGAACAAGACCTCAAATGAAACCAAACTAAATTGCAAGAATCGTAAATCAAAGCAGTAATTGTAAATTGGTAATGCAATCAAACTAAATGCAGAATTTCATTAAAATCTGAAAAAGGAAAGTACAATTGATACCAGAAATCAAAGAAAATCGCAAAGTCTGACACCCAATGTAATTGTCTCCGAGTTCCAAGTTCCAGTGAAAAGAGTGGAGTTCTATCTCTGAGAAAAGCTTAATAAACCTAACTGAAAATGATAAACCTAATCTAAGTACACCGTCTGTCACCCTCACAAAATGCTATTACAACCCTTTATATAGGGTAATCgtaaaacagaaaagaaaaagaaaagagggaaaGGGGAAGAACTACAACTAACTCGAAGCTTCTCGAGCAACTCCTAACTGACTCTGAATCGCTCTCCAACCGTCAACAGCTTCTGATCATCATCTTTCTGGTCCAATTAGCTTCTTGGGCTGGCTTCATTTGGGCCTCCTCCTCGCTGACGAACTTTAGCTCGAAGGTAGAGAGAATTGGGGAAATCTTCTTCGCGAGCCCTAGCTCCAATTGCTTCTAATTTGGAGAAAATGAAGCCTTCTTCACGGGTATACTCCTTCAGTAAACACACAGCTGTGAAGGCAGCGTTTCATTAATCTGCTGCCCAAAATGGCTTCTGCCCAGTTTCAGCCAATGCCAGACAGGTCTTCACGGTGTGCACCCACCCATGCAGCGGCCCAATTCATTTGTTCCATTCCCTCACAGCAGCCTCGTGGGCTTGTGGCAGCTACTGCAGCCCAGCCATCATCAAAATGGTGCAAATGTGCTTTCCAATCAGTGCTGGCCCATTAGTGACCTGGCCCAATATATTTTCTTCAGCATTAGCCCACTTTTATTAATTCCTgcaacatcataaaaaaaataaactggtaaaagaaaatgaaaaataaagcctaaaaataatgaaattttatttttaattttttgaatatcTTTTCACAAGAGAAAACacctaattattaaaaaaaatgtttaaacccttaaatcgtccctatttttgggacTGATTCCCAATTTCATCCCTCAATTATTAAAACTCCTAATTTGGTCCTCATAAGAGccaatttgaatgaaattgaccctttccgttaaataaagttaacagCGTCAAATATTTTGCCAGNNNNNNNNNNNNNNNNNNNNNNNNNNNNNNNNNNNNNNNNNNNNNNNNNNNNNNNNNNNNNNNNNNNNNNNNNNNNNNNNNNNNNNNNNNNNNNNNNNNNNNNNNNNNNNNNNNNNNNNNNNNNNNNNNNNNNNNNNNNNNNNNNNNNNNNNNNNNNNNNNNNNNNNNNNNNNNNNNNNNNNNNNNNNNNNNNNNNNNNNNNNNNNNNNNNNNNNNNNNNNNNNNNNNNNNNNNNNNNNNNNNNNNNNNNNNNNNNNNNNNNNNNNNNNNNNNNNNNNNNNNNNNNNNNNNNNNNNNNNNNNNNNNNNNNNNNNNNNNNNNNNNNNNNNNNNNNNNNNNNNNNNNNNNNNNNNNNNNNNNNNNNNNNNNNNNNNNNNNNNNNNNNNNNNNNNNNNNNNNNNNNNNNNNNNNNNNNNNNNNNNNNNNNNNNNNNNNNNNNNNNNNNNNNNNNNNNNAAGTGGTTCGAGCTCTTCGAGGGGACGATTTTAATATCGGTGGAAGGTTAGTACGATTTTAATATTGTGATGTCTATCTTGTTATGTGGGGATGCTTTGTACCTTGTGGGGTTGGGGTTGTCTGAAGATATGCTATTTTCATAATGCGTTGTGGTCCCCCATGTCCCCTATAGTtacatttcttttgttgtctCATTATCAGTTTTATAAGCGGTGTGTTTTGTCGTTTTAGGGTTATTTGTAGGTGTAGAATATTGTTGTGAGTGATGGGCGATATGGAGGTGGTTATTCACCATGGCGGTAAGTTCATCAATGAGGGGTGCCTNANGTATCAAGGACAAANTGATAC
This genomic interval from Vigna radiata var. radiata cultivar VC1973A chromosome 8, Vradiata_ver6, whole genome shotgun sequence contains the following:
- the LOC106770840 gene encoding transcription initiation factor TFIID subunit 13, whose protein sequence is MSSSAAGTSSKPRAASSQPSETSSKRKRGVFQKELQHMMYGFGDDPNPLPESVALMEDIVVEYVTELVHKAQDIGSQRGKLSVEDFLYLIRKDLPKLNRCTELLSMNEELKQARKVFESDEEKLRKVFEVDEAVEG